ACCCCACCGGAACACATTGCTACCGCCGGGCTCCAGCACGGTGAGTGCCGTACCGCTGCGGAAGGCGTCTGCCGGGCAGGACATGGGCTCGATGGCGACACCGCGCCGGCGCCGTCCGGCCTCGGACAGCGTGTCTCCGGTGTACACCTGCACATATCGGATGCCCTCGATGAGTCGTACGTCGATGCCATGCCGGCCTGAAGGGTGCGCCAGCCGCACCACGGACCGGCCTGTGGGGTCCCGGTCGAGCCCGGTGAACGCGGTGTCCAGCAGCTGCTCGCCGATGGGGCGGGCGGTGCGGAAGTCGTACGCCGTGCCTTCGACCGGCTCCTCCCCTGTCGGCAGGCCATGCTCGTCCGTACACAGCCGGTAGCGGGCCGGAACGGTCAGCAGCGCCGCGTCCACCAGGTCGGTGCCCGCGGTCAAGTAGGGGTGCTGGCCCACGCCGTACGGCGCAGCGGTCTCCCCCACATTGGTCGTGGTGACGGCGACTTGGAGCCCCTCCTGCCCGAGCCGGTACTCGGCAACGACCTCCAGGTGGAAGGGGTAGCCAGGCTGGGGAAAAAGGGTGGTGCCCACCCGGACCGCATCGTCACCGTGGGCGAGCAGCCGCCACGGTGTCCATCGGAGGAGTCCGTGGATCGCGTTGCGCGTCTCGGGTTCGGTCAGCGGAAGTTGCAGGTCTTGACCGTGGAACCGATAGCGCCCGCCACCCACGCGGTTGGGCCAGGGGACGAGAAGCTGCCCGCGGCCGCCGGTGATCGGTTCGTCGGCGGCGAACCCGTCCAGCAGCGGCCGGCCGTCCACTTCGTAATGGCGAAGGGCGCCGCCCAGCTGGACCACCACTGCCGTCTGCACGCCATGATGCAGTCGCCATTGTTCTCCTGATGCGTTGGGGGACATGCGTGGCTCCTCGGTCCATGCGGCGGCGGAATCC
This portion of the Streptomyces caniferus genome encodes:
- a CDS encoding gluconokinase, GntK/IdnK-type, yielding MTGVSGSGKSTVARLLADRLGWAYKDADDFHTPANRARMAAGEALSDEDRHPWLTAVATWIDRQIAARQPAVVSCSALKRAHRDRLLGGRPDVRLVYLHGARQLIRSRLIARHGHFFPARLLDSQFADFQEPEPDEHPCVVEVDQLPEAVVAAIVSLLGGCTSPDPSPTGAADSAAAWTEEPRMSPNASGEQWRLHHGVQTAVVVQLGGALRHYEVDGRPLLDGFAADEPITGGRGQLLVPWPNRVGGGRYRFHGQDLQLPLTEPETRNAIHGLLRWTPWRLLAHGDDAVRVGTTLFPQPGYPFHLEVVAEYRLGQEGLQVAVTTTNVGETAAPYGVGQHPYLTAGTDLVDAALLTVPARYRLCTDEHGLPTGEEPVEGTAYDFRTARPIGEQLLDTAFTGLDRDPTGRSVVRLAHPSGRHGIDVRLIEGIRYVQVYTGDTLSEAGRRRRGVAIEPMSCPADAFRSGTALTVLEPGGSNVFRWGLVPWGSP